The following are encoded together in the Sphaerodactylus townsendi isolate TG3544 linkage group LG14, MPM_Stown_v2.3, whole genome shotgun sequence genome:
- the LOC125443375 gene encoding protocadherin gamma-B5-like isoform X17, with protein MERRHRENGRVLRRQVLLLSFLSLCCWGSSEPVRYSVPEEMPKGSIVGNLAKDLGLNARELAKRNLRALSVTKMQYFSISAENGNLYVNDRIDREAICGKNPLCLVNFEAVIENPLNVFHITVAIQDINDHAPHFLSEIIHLETSELTSLGTRFLLGKAEDPDIGRNSVQNYQLSLNQYFTLEIKDNEDGNKFADLILEKLLDREKEQSVQLILTAFDGGEPIKTGTVQIWVNVTDANDNPPIFTQESYKVSLQETSPLGSSVLQVVATDNDDGANAQIRYHYSNIAANGQQKFSLDPVSGTITLVGLLDFEETNEYTMTVAAKDGGGLVTHCKVDIRVLDENDNSPEVNLASLFSPVPEDSIPGTLIALINVNDKDAGDNGKVACSIQNDLPFKILSSSNNFYKLMLDGPLDRERTPGYNVTITATDQGTPPLSTQKTISLLISDINDNSPSFEKSSCTISVPENNPSGASVFTVKALDPDMDQNARITYSILHSNIKELPISSYISINSETGALYAQRSFDYEQFREFQLQVKAQDGGSPPLSSNVTVRVFILDRNDNSPQILFPSQEAKSSALFEMVPRSAEPGYLVTKVVAVDADSGHNAWLSYHVIQATEPGFFTVGSHTGEIRTARAFVEKDAAKQKLVILVKDNGQPSLSATVTLNLVFAENFQEALPEMKNQSSGPDYQSDLQFYLVLALALMSFLFLLTVILVILMKLQKSGNPKFLQCFAPVPHSNAGAIFPPNFEDGTLPYSYQLCLSSESRKNEFTFLTPSIQIAENVLCSNKSGVTGDAGNHLNSELEASDKQAQPVNTDWRFSQAQRPGTSGSQNGDENGTWGRNSQVEIRNAFKP; from the coding sequence ATGGAGAGAAGGCACAGAGAGAATGGCCGTGTACTCAGGAGGCAAGTACTGCTTCTCTCTTTCTTGTCTTTGTGTTGCTGGGGTTCTTCAGAGCCGGTTCGGTATTCAGTGCCTGAAGAGATGCCAAAAGGTTCTATTGTGGGGAATCTTGCCAAAGATTTGGGACTAAATGCCAGAGAACTAGCTAAACGCAATCTGCGTGCTCTCTCTGTGACTAAAATGCAATATTTCAGCATCAGTGCAGAGAATGGAAACCTCTATGTGAATGACAGAATAGACAGGGAGGCAATTTGTGGCAAAAATCCACTTTGCCTTGTAAATTTTGAGGCAGTGATAGAAAACCCTCTCAATGTTTTCCATATAACTGTGGCAATTCAGGACATTAATGATCATGCACCACATTTCCTCAGTGAAATTATCCACTTGGAAACAAGTGAACTCACTTCACTGGGGACCAGATTTCTCCTTGGGAAAGCTGAAGATCCAGACATTGGAAGGAACTCTGTGCAGAATTACCAGCTCAGTCTCAATCAGTATTTTACTTTGGAAATTAAAGACAATGAAGATGGAAATAAATTTGCAGATTTAATCTTAGAGAAACTGCTGGATCGAGAGAAAGAACAATCTGTTCAATTGATCCTGACAGCCTTTGATGGGGGTGAACCTATAAAAACTGGTACCGTGCAAATATGGGTTAATGTCACTGATGCCAATGACAATCCTCCCATCTTTACTCAAGAGTCCTATAAAGTCAGTTTACAGGAAACGTCTCCTCTTGGGTCTTCTGTTCTCCAAGTTGTAGCTACTGATAATGACGATGGTGCAAATGCCCAGATCAGGTACCATTACAGCAACATAGCAGCGAATGGCCAACAGAAATTCAGCCTGGATCCGGTCAGTGGCACAATCACTCTTGTGGGGCTGTTGGACTTTGAAGAAACAAATGAATATACTATGACAGTGGCGGCAAAAGATGGCGGAGGGCTGGTAACTCATTGCAAAGTTGATATAAGGGTTCTTGACGAGAATGACAACTCCCCTGAAGTCAACTTAGCATCTCTGTTCAGCCCTGTACCTGAAGATTCTATTCCTGGAACTCTCATTGCTCTGATCAATGTAAATGACAAAGATGCTGGAGATAATGGCAAAGTTgcctgcagcatacaaaatgattTGCCCTTTAAAATTCTATCTTCATCTAACAATTTTTATAAACTCATGTTAGACGGACCTCTGGACAGAGAAAGAACTCCAGGGTACAATGTCACAATCACTGCTACTGACCAAGGGACCCCTCCACTCTCCACACAGAAAACCATCTCACTACTTATTTCAGATATCAATGACAATTCCCCTTCTTTTGAGAAATCTTCCTGCACCATCTCTGTGCCAGAAAACAATCCTTCTGGTGCTTCCGTTTTCACAGTCAAAGCTTTGGATCCCGACATGGACCAAAATGCGCGAATCACATATTCCATCCTCCACAGCAACATCAAGGAGCTCCCCATCTCTTCCTATATCTCCATTAACTCTGAGACAGGAGCTCTGTATGCCCAGAGGTCCTTCGACTATGAACAGTTCCGAGAGTTCCAGCTTCAAGTGAAGGCCCAAGATGGCGGTTCTCCCCCTCTCAGCAGCAATGTCACAGTGAGGGTGTTCATTCTGGATCGGAATGACAACAGCCCCCAGATCCTGTTCCCTTCACAAGAAGCCAAGAGCTCGGCCTTGTTTGAGATGGTGCCTCGCTCGGCTGAGCCAGGCTATCTGGTTACAAAGGTGGTGGCCGTGGATGCTGATTCTGGACACAACGCCTGGCTTTCCTACCATGTCATTCAAGCCACTGAACCAGGATTCTTCACTGTTGGTTCTCACACTGGTGAGATCAGGACAGCGAGAGCCTTTGTGGAGAAAGATGCTGCAAAGCAGAAACTGGTCATTTTGGTGAAGGATAACGGGCAGCCGTCTCTCTCGGCCACTGTGACCCTGAACCTGGTCTTTGCTGAGAACTTCCAGGAGGCCCTCCCAGAAATGAAAAACCAATCCAGCGGGCCTGACTATCAGTCTGATCTGCAGTTCTACCTGGTGCTGGCCTTGGCTTTGATGTCGTTCTTGTTCCTCTTGACAGTGATTCTGGTCATCCTGATGAAGCTTCAAAAATCAGGGAATCCAAAATTCCTGCAGTGCTTTGCTCCTGTTCCTCATTCAAATGCTGGTGCCATCTTCCCTCCAAATTTTGAAGATGGGACTTTGCCTTATTCCTACCAACTGTGCCTGTCCTCAGAATCCAGGAAAAATGAGTTCACTTTTTTAACTCCCAGTATTCAGATTGCAGAGAATGTTCTTTGCAGCAATAAATCTGGTGTCACAGGTGATGCAGGAAACCATCTAAATTCTGAGTTGGAAGCCAGTGACAAG